In a genomic window of Weissella tructae:
- a CDS encoding HdeD family acid-resistance protein has product MNKNTGFDIVKLLLGILSVGLAYFVLANPASAVISLVWMVGLFLIINGVMRFANRNALRSMGMTNTGVLTFSAVLDILLGILVLVVPASGVTYIWIMLSMALIMDSMFELFAARFVKAASTGLYWFIVIMAILGIVLGFFLLFNPVAAVGVAVALLGAYFLVYGIMNIVTAF; this is encoded by the coding sequence ATGAATAAGAATACTGGTTTTGATATCGTGAAGTTACTATTGGGAATTTTATCAGTAGGATTAGCATATTTTGTATTAGCCAATCCAGCGTCAGCTGTGATTAGTTTAGTTTGGATGGTTGGACTTTTCCTAATCATCAATGGTGTGATGCGTTTTGCAAATCGTAACGCCTTACGTTCAATGGGGATGACAAATACTGGTGTATTAACATTTTCAGCTGTTCTAGATATTTTGTTGGGAATTCTAGTGTTGGTTGTACCAGCATCAGGTGTCACATATATTTGGATCATGTTGAGTATGGCATTAATCATGGACTCAATGTTTGAGCTGTTCGCTGCACGCTTTGTTAAGGCTGCATCAACAGGACTATACTGGTTCATTGTGATTATGGCAATTTTGGGTATTGTACTAGGGTTCTTCCTATTGTTCAACCCAGTTGCGGCTGTTGGAGTTGCTGTTGCGTTGTTGGGAGCATACTTCCTAGTATATGGAATTATGAACATTGTTACGGCTTTCTAA
- a CDS encoding DNA/RNA non-specific endonuclease: protein MIAVGLLAGADYFNLIPPEISQAIGQTTQSVTSNNKTQDLNLGQGKNQKRPDQQLAESVLTPSIKAQLKSESVKFNGTGAFIVNGGKTNLDASVNVAPYVQLNAQDSLGRPGAANAFLNKSSREYRSREETGNDKKMNPVGWKQKKLDGQDMLFNRGHSIAYAIAGSIKGFDASVANPQNITTQTAWANQSSNGNDQNTGQNYYETLVRRSLDNNKQVRYRVTPLYEGDNLVPSGSHIEAKAKDGSLEFNVFVPNVQPGVKINYRTGDSTAA, encoded by the coding sequence ATGATTGCAGTTGGATTGTTGGCAGGAGCGGATTACTTTAATTTGATTCCACCAGAAATCAGTCAAGCAATCGGACAAACAACACAATCAGTTACGTCTAATAATAAAACCCAAGATCTTAACTTAGGACAAGGGAAAAATCAAAAGCGACCAGATCAACAATTGGCTGAGTCGGTTTTAACACCAAGCATCAAAGCGCAATTAAAAAGCGAATCCGTGAAATTCAACGGTACTGGCGCATTTATAGTGAATGGCGGTAAAACTAATCTAGATGCTAGTGTAAATGTTGCACCGTATGTTCAATTGAATGCACAGGACTCATTAGGGCGTCCTGGGGCAGCTAATGCATTTCTAAATAAATCATCACGAGAGTACCGTAGTCGTGAAGAAACTGGAAATGATAAGAAGATGAATCCAGTTGGTTGGAAACAAAAGAAGTTAGATGGCCAAGATATGTTGTTTAATCGTGGACATTCAATCGCGTATGCCATTGCGGGAAGTATTAAGGGATTTGATGCATCTGTTGCCAACCCACAAAATATCACCACACAAACGGCATGGGCAAATCAATCATCGAATGGAAATGACCAAAATACAGGTCAAAACTATTACGAAACACTTGTTCGACGTAGCCTTGATAATAATAAGCAAGTTCGTTACCGTGTGACACCATTATATGAAGGTGATAATCTTGTTCCATCAGGATCTCACATTGAGGCAAAGGCCAAAGATGGTAGCTTAGAATTTAATGTCTTTGTACCTAACGTACAACCTGGTGTAAAAATTAATTATCGTACTGGAGATTCAACGGCGGCATAG
- a CDS encoding DUF956 family protein, with amino-acid sequence MAETYQEKPFQARTNAAMSPMDIQPGTMFYGDKGLDYRSDKGGYIFIPWQNVEYVSVQIAMGFYYRGFIVKTDEGQTFEFIGGKVKEALPIMRAHLKPVQIRQRVTAFQRMKKKWQKRFRK; translated from the coding sequence ATGGCAGAAACATATCAAGAAAAGCCCTTTCAAGCGCGTACAAACGCTGCAATGTCACCAATGGATATTCAACCAGGAACAATGTTCTACGGGGATAAAGGACTAGATTATCGTTCTGATAAGGGCGGATACATCTTTATTCCATGGCAAAATGTGGAATATGTGAGTGTCCAAATTGCGATGGGATTCTATTATCGTGGATTCATCGTTAAAACAGATGAAGGACAAACGTTTGAATTTATTGGTGGTAAGGTTAAGGAAGCATTACCAATTATGCGAGCACACTTAAAGCCAGTACAAATTCGTCAGCGTGTGACAGCCTTTCAACGTATGAAGAAAAAGTGGCAAAAACGTTTTCGCAAATAA
- a CDS encoding PTS system mannose/fructose/sorbose family transporter subunit IID, with the protein MTELQNSGAHLTKGDRRATWWRSTFLQGSWNYERMQNVGWAYTMVPTIKRLYKTKEDRASAMKRHLEFFNTHPYVASPILGVEMALEEQRANGNTAIDDETIQGVKVGMMGPLAGVGDPIWWGTVRPVLGAFAAGMAISGQILGPIIFFVVWNLARMSFLWYTQELGYREGTNITANMSGGMMQKLTMGASILGMFIMGVLVPRWTTMNFPMEISRIKSQAGSYVDVDSLAKMANNGDLTGDKLTETINAIQGGQNLGIEKVTTLQDTLNQLIPGLAPLLLMFVVLWLLRKNVSPITIIFGLFAVGIAAYALGIMG; encoded by the coding sequence ATGACTGAATTACAAAACAGTGGAGCTCACCTAACTAAGGGTGATCGTCGAGCAACCTGGTGGCGTTCAACTTTCCTTCAAGGTTCATGGAATTACGAACGTATGCAAAACGTGGGTTGGGCCTACACAATGGTGCCAACTATCAAGCGTCTATACAAGACAAAGGAAGACCGTGCTTCTGCGATGAAGCGTCACTTGGAATTCTTTAACACACACCCATATGTTGCCTCACCAATCCTTGGTGTGGAAATGGCGTTGGAAGAACAACGTGCTAACGGAAACACTGCGATTGACGATGAAACAATCCAAGGTGTTAAGGTTGGTATGATGGGACCTTTGGCCGGTGTTGGAGACCCAATCTGGTGGGGAACTGTGCGTCCCGTTTTGGGAGCCTTTGCTGCTGGTATGGCGATTAGTGGACAAATTCTTGGTCCAATTATCTTCTTCGTTGTTTGGAACTTAGCTCGTATGTCATTCTTGTGGTACACACAAGAATTGGGATACCGTGAAGGAACAAACATCACTGCCAACATGTCTGGTGGAATGATGCAAAAGCTTACGATGGGTGCCTCAATTCTAGGTATGTTCATCATGGGTGTGCTTGTTCCTCGTTGGACTACGATGAACTTCCCAATGGAAATTTCACGTATTAAGTCACAAGCTGGTAGCTACGTGGACGTTGATTCACTAGCTAAGATGGCTAACAACGGTGACTTGACTGGTGATAAGCTAACTGAAACAATCAACGCAATCCAAGGTGGACAAAACCTAGGAATCGAAAAGGTGACAACATTGCAAGACACGTTGAACCAATTGATCCCTGGTTTGGCACCATTGTTGTTGATGTTCGTTGTCTTGTGGCTATTGCGCAAGAACGTTTCACCAATCACAATTATCTTCGGATTGTTTGCCGTTGGTATCGCTGCTTACGCACTTGGTATCATGGGTTAA
- a CDS encoding PTS mannose/fructose/sorbose transporter subunit IIC produces MVSAFFVIIIAFLAGMDGILDQFQFQQPIVAATLIGLANGHLVEGIILGGTLQMLALGWMNIGAAVAPDAALASVVSAYLVTGPAQVSVPEGMAIAIPLAIAGQVLTIGVRTLTVALAHIADKKAEQGDLRGLDLVHMSALMIQGLRIAIPTAIVIAVGAEPVNAALNAIPDVITKGLAVAGGFIVVVGYAMVINMMATPKLWPFFFLGFALSSLTELNLIAMGIIGLVLALIYLQLSPEFNGGNGDNNGGGSSNQGGDQLDQILNNY; encoded by the coding sequence ATGGTTTCAGCGTTTTTCGTTATTATTATCGCATTCCTAGCCGGAATGGATGGTATCTTAGATCAATTCCAATTCCAACAACCAATCGTTGCCGCAACTTTGATCGGTTTGGCTAACGGACACCTTGTTGAAGGAATTATTCTTGGTGGAACACTACAAATGTTGGCTCTTGGATGGATGAACATCGGGGCTGCGGTTGCGCCTGACGCGGCTTTGGCATCTGTTGTTTCTGCTTACTTGGTTACAGGACCTGCACAAGTTTCAGTTCCTGAAGGAATGGCGATTGCCATTCCACTTGCGATTGCCGGACAAGTTTTGACAATCGGAGTTCGTACTTTGACTGTTGCCTTGGCACACATCGCCGACAAGAAGGCTGAACAAGGAGACCTACGTGGACTTGACCTAGTTCACATGAGTGCTTTGATGATTCAAGGATTGCGTATTGCTATCCCAACAGCAATTGTTATTGCCGTTGGAGCAGAACCAGTTAACGCTGCGTTGAACGCAATTCCTGATGTTATTACAAAGGGTCTTGCCGTTGCTGGTGGATTTATCGTGGTTGTTGGTTACGCCATGGTTATTAACATGATGGCAACACCAAAGCTTTGGCCATTCTTCTTCCTTGGATTTGCTTTGTCATCATTGACTGAATTGAACTTGATCGCAATGGGAATTATCGGTCTTGTTCTAGCGCTTATCTACCTACAACTTTCACCAGAATTTAACGGTGGAAATGGTGATAACAATGGTGGTGGATCATCTAATCAAGGTGGAGACCAACTTGACCAAATTCTAAACAATTACTAA